Proteins co-encoded in one Gemmatimonadaceae bacterium genomic window:
- a CDS encoding aminotransferase class V-fold PLP-dependent enzyme produces MLTLAEATVQTETFFAELRRREFARLERRQQAYLDYTGSGLYPERLVRAHFERLRDGVFGNPHSAHDPSLASTAIIEEARASVRAFLDADPADYAVVFTANASAAIKLVAESYPFTSAGAYVLSADNHNAVNGVREFARRAGARVTYLPLDEELRMPGVDQALDAAARLGTGPRLFAYSAQSNFSGVKHPLDLVERARGLGYDVLLDAAAYVPANRLSLRAVPADFVAVSFYKVFGYPTGVGALVARHDALARLRRPWFAGGTVDFVSVQNDMHQLRAGPERFEDGTPDFLSVAGIAPGLAFMREIDIDRLSAHVRVLTSEMLHGLQSLAHGNGAPVVVIYGPRTMDARGGTVAFNLLDAAGRPIPYGIVERRAREAGVSVRGGCFCNPGAGEWAFGFAATDAARCMRDTAQGFTLERFAQCMGPDVAVGALRASVGMASNADDVRRCVAVMQEFAE; encoded by the coding sequence ATGCTCACCCTCGCCGAAGCCACCGTCCAGACCGAAACGTTCTTCGCGGAACTGCGCCGCCGCGAATTCGCGCGTCTGGAGCGCCGGCAGCAGGCGTATCTCGACTATACGGGGAGCGGGCTCTATCCCGAGCGGCTGGTGCGCGCGCACTTCGAGCGGCTGCGCGACGGCGTGTTCGGCAATCCGCACTCCGCGCACGACCCATCGCTGGCGAGTACGGCCATCATCGAGGAGGCCCGGGCTTCGGTGCGGGCTTTCCTCGACGCCGATCCCGCAGACTACGCCGTGGTCTTCACGGCCAACGCCAGCGCGGCCATCAAGCTCGTGGCGGAGAGCTACCCGTTCACGAGCGCCGGCGCCTACGTCCTGTCGGCCGACAACCACAATGCCGTGAACGGCGTGCGCGAATTCGCGCGCCGCGCCGGCGCGCGGGTGACCTACCTGCCGCTGGACGAGGAGTTGCGGATGCCCGGCGTGGACCAGGCGCTCGACGCGGCGGCGCGCCTCGGCACCGGCCCCCGGCTGTTCGCCTATTCCGCGCAGTCCAACTTCTCGGGCGTCAAACACCCGCTGGATCTGGTGGAGCGCGCGCGCGGCCTTGGCTACGACGTGCTGCTCGATGCCGCGGCGTACGTGCCCGCCAATCGGTTGAGCCTGCGCGCCGTACCGGCGGACTTCGTGGCGGTGTCGTTCTACAAGGTCTTCGGCTACCCCACCGGCGTCGGCGCGCTGGTGGCGCGGCACGACGCGCTGGCCAGGTTGCGCCGTCCGTGGTTTGCCGGTGGGACGGTGGATTTTGTCTCGGTGCAGAACGACATGCACCAACTCCGCGCCGGTCCGGAGCGGTTCGAGGACGGCACACCCGACTTCCTGAGCGTGGCGGGGATCGCCCCCGGCCTCGCATTCATGCGCGAGATCGACATCGACCGCCTGTCGGCGCACGTGCGCGTGCTCACCAGTGAGATGCTGCACGGCCTGCAGAGCCTGGCCCACGGCAACGGCGCGCCCGTGGTGGTGATCTACGGTCCGCGGACCATGGACGCGCGAGGCGGCACCGTGGCGTTCAATCTGCTCGACGCGGCCGGCCGGCCCATCCCGTACGGTATCGTGGAGCGGCGGGCCCGCGAGGCCGGCGTCTCGGTGCGCGGCGGCTGCTTCTGCAATCCGGGCGCGGGCGAGTGGGCGTTCGGCTTCGCGGCAACCGACGCCGCGCGCTGCATGCGCGACACGGCCCAGGGGTTCACGCTGGAGCGATTCGCGCAGTGCATGGGCCCCGACGTCGCCGTGGGCGCGCTGCGTGCGTCGGTGGGCATGGCCAGCAACGCCGACGACGTGCGCCGGTGCGTGGCGGTGATGCAGGAGTTTGCGGAGTAG
- a CDS encoding Ig-like domain-containing protein translates to MSVQIPPQSASGAEGRSARSRAILALLLASVVVGACSKRSATSTAPTTGPVASITMVPSVVPMIVGDTIRFSTNAYDSKGNVIYTTVSLTWKSTDSTVATVSDSGLVTAKDTGSTTITATSGAISGTATVTVKLPLTTAMASVSAVSAGFSHSCGLVAGGVAYCWGSNASGQLGVDSTTQSVFPQRVSGGFTFASLALGYSHSCGLTAAGAAYCWGDNESGELGNATSGTTSSTPVPVAGGLAFAVLSAGYSHTCGVTTAGAAYCWGANESGELGNGAVGQDSPTPVLVSGGLTFASISAGGVATCGITTSGAAYCWGSNAYGALGDGTTTDRATPVAVVGGLDLAAISAGVSHACGVTTSGAAYCWGDAANGQLGNGVTSLSSSVPVAVAGGHTFAQITTGEIHTCALTPAGIAYCWGDGGFGDLGAGSTAGSNTPVPVSGGLTFTSVSAGLSFHTCGRTPSGNAYCWGYNDSGELGDAIPGGYSVTPQEVVVPTQ, encoded by the coding sequence ATGTCCGTCCAGATCCCCCCTCAGTCCGCGAGCGGAGCCGAGGGCCGTTCGGCGCGGTCGCGCGCGATCCTCGCGCTGCTCCTGGCCTCCGTCGTCGTCGGCGCCTGCAGCAAACGGTCGGCGACTTCCACGGCGCCCACGACCGGCCCCGTGGCCTCGATCACCATGGTGCCCTCAGTTGTGCCGATGATCGTGGGCGACACGATCCGATTTTCCACCAACGCCTACGACTCCAAAGGCAACGTCATCTACACGACCGTTTCGCTGACGTGGAAGAGCACGGATTCCACCGTCGCCACGGTGAGCGACTCGGGCCTCGTCACGGCCAAGGACACGGGCTCGACCACCATCACCGCCACGAGCGGCGCGATTTCCGGAACCGCGACGGTCACGGTGAAGCTCCCGCTCACCACCGCGATGGCGTCGGTGAGCGCGGTCAGCGCTGGGTTCAGCCATAGCTGCGGGCTGGTGGCCGGCGGCGTGGCGTACTGCTGGGGCAGCAACGCCTCCGGACAGCTCGGCGTGGACAGCACGACGCAGTCGGTGTTTCCGCAGCGGGTGTCGGGCGGGTTCACCTTCGCCTCGCTCGCCCTGGGCTATTCGCACAGCTGCGGCCTCACCGCCGCGGGCGCGGCCTACTGCTGGGGCGACAACGAATCCGGCGAGCTGGGCAATGCCACGTCGGGAACGACCAGTTCCACGCCGGTGCCCGTGGCCGGCGGCCTCGCCTTCGCCGTGCTGAGCGCGGGTTATTCGCACACCTGCGGCGTCACCACGGCCGGCGCCGCGTACTGCTGGGGAGCCAACGAGAGCGGCGAACTGGGCAACGGCGCGGTGGGGCAGGATAGCCCGACGCCCGTGCTCGTGTCCGGCGGCCTCACGTTCGCGTCGATCAGCGCGGGCGGGGTGGCCACGTGTGGCATCACCACGAGCGGCGCCGCGTACTGCTGGGGATCCAACGCGTACGGCGCGCTCGGTGACGGCACGACCACCGATCGCGCGACGCCCGTGGCCGTGGTAGGCGGGCTCGACCTCGCGGCGATCAGCGCCGGCGTGTCTCACGCCTGCGGAGTTACCACGAGCGGCGCCGCGTACTGCTGGGGCGACGCCGCCAACGGGCAGCTCGGCAACGGGGTGACGTCGCTGAGCAGTTCGGTGCCGGTGGCCGTGGCCGGAGGGCACACCTTTGCCCAGATCACCACGGGCGAGATCCACACGTGCGCGCTCACTCCCGCCGGCATCGCCTACTGTTGGGGCGACGGCGGCTTCGGCGATCTGGGCGCGGGATCCACGGCCGGCAGCAATACCCCGGTGCCGGTGAGCGGTGGGCTGACGTTCACCTCGGTGAGCGCCGGCCTCTCGTTCCACACGTGCGGTCGCACGCCGAGCGGCAACGCATACTGCTGGGGCTACAACGACAGCGGCGAGTTGGGCGATGCCATTCCCGGCGGCTACAGCGTGACGCCGCAAGAAGTGGTGGTGCCCACGCAATAG
- a CDS encoding DUF2779 domain-containing protein — protein MTPRDRPLTKQVFLEALACERRGWLLHNPDQPAGSRSFAQQFRFTQGNAIGDLARQMYAPGLDLRGPSTAEWLAQGRTVVADPATSTAFEVPLVAQHAIARPDILVREPGGWHVIEVKSAKQVKAEDVDDLAYTVAVVCGAGLAVVRASLALVNPDWRVDNDLPALLAHDVTDAALARATEFAPLFEPVHRAVSAPTAPLAVLKSVCKNCEFLRSPCHLDGPSDPVFELPRILGRKADALIAGGIARIAHVPEGEKLTPIQQLHRRAVIAGGLVTEAAGLAQLAQVRAPTGYLDFETLSLALPPFPGMAPYDVIPIQYSLHRRMRQGDAEHRELLLDPRAPDIEEFARHLLQSLDGLESIVVYSSFERHRLLWLSARLPAMTRALDRVADRLVDLLPIVQASVAHPEFHGSLSIKRVLPVLVPELRYDDLAIGNGDDATGISGLRAMGRIDDAEWALHRRHLLEYCKVDTLAMVRLHDALAGLAG, from the coding sequence ATGACGCCACGCGACCGCCCGCTCACCAAGCAGGTGTTTCTCGAGGCGCTCGCGTGCGAGCGGCGCGGCTGGCTACTGCACAATCCCGACCAACCCGCCGGCTCGCGCAGCTTCGCCCAGCAGTTCCGGTTCACGCAGGGCAATGCGATCGGCGACCTCGCCCGCCAGATGTATGCGCCGGGCCTCGACCTGCGCGGCCCCTCCACCGCCGAATGGCTGGCGCAGGGCCGCACTGTGGTCGCCGATCCGGCCACGTCCACGGCGTTCGAGGTGCCGCTGGTGGCCCAGCACGCCATCGCGCGTCCCGACATCCTGGTGCGCGAGCCCGGCGGCTGGCACGTGATCGAGGTGAAATCGGCCAAGCAGGTGAAGGCCGAAGATGTGGACGACCTCGCCTACACCGTGGCGGTGGTGTGCGGCGCCGGCCTGGCCGTGGTGCGAGCCTCGCTCGCGCTGGTCAATCCCGACTGGCGGGTGGACAACGACCTGCCGGCGCTGCTCGCCCACGACGTTACCGACGCCGCGCTGGCGCGGGCGACCGAGTTCGCGCCGCTGTTCGAGCCGGTGCATCGGGCCGTGTCGGCGCCCACGGCGCCGCTCGCCGTGCTCAAGTCGGTGTGCAAGAACTGTGAGTTCCTGCGGTCGCCCTGCCATCTGGACGGACCCAGCGACCCGGTGTTCGAGCTGCCGCGCATCCTCGGCAGGAAGGCCGACGCCCTCATCGCCGGCGGCATCGCGCGCATCGCCCACGTGCCCGAAGGGGAGAAGCTCACGCCCATCCAGCAGCTGCATCGGCGCGCCGTGATCGCCGGCGGATTGGTCACCGAGGCTGCCGGGCTGGCGCAGCTTGCCCAGGTGCGCGCGCCCACGGGCTATCTGGATTTCGAGACCCTGTCGCTGGCCCTGCCGCCCTTTCCCGGCATGGCGCCGTACGACGTGATTCCCATCCAGTACTCGCTCCACCGGCGCATGCGCCAGGGCGACGCCGAGCATCGCGAGCTGCTGCTCGACCCGCGCGCGCCGGATATCGAGGAGTTCGCGCGGCACCTGCTCCAGAGCCTCGACGGCCTGGAATCGATCGTGGTCTACTCGTCGTTCGAGCGCCATCGCCTGCTCTGGCTGTCGGCGCGGCTTCCGGCCATGACGCGCGCGCTCGACCGGGTTGCGGATCGTCTGGTGGACCTGTTGCCCATCGTCCAGGCGTCGGTGGCGCACCCCGAATTCCACGGCAGCCTGTCCATCAAGCGGGTGCTCCCGGTGCTGGTGCCCGAACTGCGCTACGACGACCTCGCCATCGGCAACGGCGACGACGCCACGGGCATCAGCGGGCTGCGGGCCATGGGGCGGATCGACGACGCGGAATGGGCGCTGCATCGCCGCCACCTGCTGGAGTACTGCAAGGTGGACACGCTGGCCATGGTGCGGCTGCACGACGCGCTGGCCGGCCTCGCGGGCTGA
- a CDS encoding phospholipid carrier-dependent glycosyltransferase: MLARVRSWPRRPELLILTALSAFTRFWGLFQPHAVVFDEVHYEKFTAEYLARVFYLDVHPPLANQIFALTARLFGIPYLSLGRPEPEPLLRIVPALAGTLIIPVFYLFLRRLGAPRRLATLGGALLLLDNALLAESRVIVPDSMLVLFALTALTVYLAARRRTGAARWLVLAAAALCAGLAVSIKWTGLSALGLIALAWGVEGIRRRTPWRRLAAEGAMLLVIPVAVYLSVFAVHFARMTRGGPGDMWMSAAFRATLQGDAKYTPGAHMAFLDKFFEVNRAMRRSDAALVGTANVGASPWYSWPVIKHAMTFWAGAPQPDGRRATIFLAGNPVVWYGILVGFGVIGVAWLRRRDRFAAWRAPLALTAVAYVANFLPFALIQRVMYQYSYFMAFVYSLAFAVLGVGIVAGWAADGDDSRPWAFPSRRSAALYWGLIALAAVSFLYYAPITYGWPLTPQAFQMRFWLVQRHF, from the coding sequence ATGCTGGCGCGCGTTCGCTCGTGGCCCCGGCGGCCCGAACTGCTCATCCTCACCGCACTCTCGGCGTTCACGCGCTTCTGGGGGCTGTTCCAGCCGCACGCCGTGGTGTTCGACGAAGTGCACTACGAGAAGTTCACCGCCGAGTACCTGGCGCGCGTGTTCTACCTGGACGTGCACCCGCCGCTCGCCAATCAGATCTTCGCGCTCACGGCCCGGCTGTTCGGCATCCCGTACCTGAGCCTCGGGCGTCCCGAACCGGAGCCGCTGCTGCGGATCGTGCCGGCGCTGGCCGGCACCCTCATCATCCCGGTGTTCTACCTCTTCCTGCGGCGCCTCGGCGCGCCGCGCCGCCTGGCCACGCTCGGCGGCGCCCTGCTTCTGCTCGACAACGCGCTGCTCGCGGAATCGCGGGTGATCGTGCCCGACAGCATGCTCGTGCTGTTCGCGCTCACGGCGCTCACGGTATACCTCGCGGCGCGGCGCCGCACCGGCGCCGCGCGGTGGCTGGTGCTGGCCGCCGCGGCGCTGTGCGCCGGACTCGCCGTGAGCATCAAGTGGACGGGCCTCTCAGCGCTGGGATTGATCGCGCTGGCGTGGGGCGTGGAAGGCATCCGGCGCCGCACGCCATGGCGGCGGCTGGCCGCCGAGGGCGCGATGCTCCTGGTCATTCCGGTGGCGGTCTACCTGTCGGTATTCGCCGTCCACTTTGCGCGCATGACGCGCGGCGGCCCGGGCGACATGTGGATGTCGGCGGCATTCCGCGCCACGCTCCAGGGAGACGCGAAGTACACGCCGGGCGCGCACATGGCGTTCCTGGACAAGTTCTTCGAGGTCAATCGCGCCATGCGGCGGTCCGATGCGGCCCTCGTGGGCACCGCCAACGTCGGCGCGTCGCCCTGGTACAGCTGGCCGGTGATCAAGCACGCGATGACGTTCTGGGCGGGCGCGCCACAGCCCGATGGGCGGCGGGCCACGATCTTCCTGGCCGGGAATCCGGTCGTGTGGTACGGCATTCTCGTCGGCTTCGGGGTGATCGGGGTGGCCTGGCTGCGACGGCGCGACCGGTTTGCCGCCTGGCGCGCGCCGCTGGCGCTCACCGCCGTGGCCTACGTGGCCAACTTCCTGCCGTTCGCGCTCATCCAGCGCGTGATGTACCAGTACTCGTATTTCATGGCGTTCGTGTACAGCCTGGCGTTCGCCGTGCTCGGTGTGGGCATCGTGGCCGGCTGGGCCGCGGACGGCGACGACTCCCGGCCATGGGCGTTCCCGTCGCGGCGGTCGGCGGCGCTGTACTGGGGCCTGATCGCGCTGGCGGCGGTCAGCTTCCTCTACTACGCCCCCATCACGTATGGCTGGCCGCTCACGCCGCAGGCGTTCCAGATGCGGTTCTGGCTCGTACAGCGGCACTTCTAG